In Euphorbia lathyris chromosome 9, ddEupLath1.1, whole genome shotgun sequence, the following are encoded in one genomic region:
- the LOC136206343 gene encoding pentatricopeptide repeat-containing protein At1g62914, mitochondrial-like, translated as MLSRLTLSKRIPKWVSLKPNLSSISSTSSILIKPDIDQTIPNLTDFEAKIQSLNNKLHPDSLIRVLQSTSDIDSALKIFKWASHQKRFTHTTETYYWMIFKLGLAGNVAEMEGFCQILVKNSFPGVEHALISLVESFVRHCRLNEAICILVNMNSGGFSPPISLFNVVLEAIVEAKRGFGDAVFVYKEMVKAGVVPNVDTLNYLLEVLFESKKVDSALDQYKRMNKKGFDPNSKTFEIVVKGLVVNDRVNDSLVVLQDMLELGCVPELSFYICVIPLFCRENKPEEAMRLFTMMCKSNFLPNSCIYNTLIRCLCDNLWFDKAVNLLEEMSRSCLIPDNDVLVTVVNQFCKLGKIGEASKLLEDNNFFETSPFNELLRGCCDAGSFFTARVILEKMSARSIDDCDSWNILIRWLCEKAETRKGCELLGRMVLSSLVPDCDTYTALILGYCRSSKPEDALRLFFQFCAKCYVLDSVSYSELIELLCRMKKYPDATRVFRYMYANGCSLQSTAFSMLTEGICSNGMVSEAIRLQRMSYNSGALCENSTYNSILLGLSKSNTKQNLSVFLSQMLVKGCNLDTEAYCIMIQSTIAQNRTKDCALFFNNMVNEGGLVPDSATLHNLLLYLSNESQLYMIISSVNRLVTETEVIDSKMYNVLINGLLKEGCKIEASRLLDLMLEKGWVPDSITHRLLIGSVDRKGSDDGKMLNCKNFEIKDCVSDILADGLETHDIEPT; from the coding sequence ATGCTCTCTCGATTGACGCTTTCAAAGAGAATTCCCAAATGGGTAAGTTTGAAACCTAATCTTTCTTCAATTTCTTCCACTAGTTCCATCCTAATTAAGCCAGATATTGACCAAACTATACCCAATTTGACTGATTTCGAAGCGAAAATTCAATCTCTGAACAATAAATTACACCCCGATAGCTTAATTAGGGTTTTGCAGAGCACTAGTGATATAGATTCTGCTCTTAAGATATTCAAATGGGCTAGCCATCAGAAACGTTTCACCCACACTACAGAAACTTATTACTGGATGATTTTCAAACTGGGTTTAGCAGGTAATGTTGCGGAAATGGAGGGGTTTTGTCAAATTTTAGTGAAGAACAGTTTTCCAGGTgtagaacatgctctaatttcatTGGTTGAATCTTTTGTTAGACATTGTAGATTAAATGAAGCTATATGCATCCTTGTTAACATGAATTCGGGTGGTTTTTCGCCTCCGATTTCTCTGTTCAATGTTGTTTTGGAAGCTATTGTAGAGGCGAAGAGAGGGTTTGGGGATGCGGTTTTCGTTTACAAGGAGATGGTAAAAGCAGGAGTTGTACCTAATGTTGATACTTTGAATTACTTGTTGGAGGTTTTGTTTGAATCTAAGAAAGTTGATTCTGCTTTGGATCAATATAAGAGAATGAACAAGAAAGGGTTTGATCCGAATAGCAAGACGTTCGAGATAGTTGTAAAGGGTCTCGTTGTGAATGATCGAGTGAATGATTCTCTTGTCGTTTTGCAAGATATGCTAGAACTCGGGTGTGTGCCCGAGTTGAGTTTTTATATTTGTGTGATACCTTTGTTTTGTAGAGAAAATAAACCAGAAGAGGCAATGAGGTTGTTTACAATGATGTGTAAGTCGAACTTTCTTCCTAATTCGTGTATTTATAATACTTTGATACGATGTTTATGCgacaacctttggttcgataagGCGGTAAACCTTCTCGAAGAGATGTCAAGAAGTTGTTTGATACCTGATAATGATGTTCTTGTGACTGTTGTAAATCAGTTCTGCAAGTTAGGGAAGATAGGCGAGGCTTCAAAGTTGTTGGAAGATAATAATTTCTTCGAAACATCTCCGTTTAATGAATTGCTTAGAGGGTGTTGTGATGCTGGTAGTTTTTTTACGGCTAGAGTTATACTCGAGAAAATGTCTGCGAGAAGTATAGACGACTGTGATTCTTGGAATATTCTAATTAGATGGCTCTGTGAGAAGGCAGAAACAAGGAAAGGATGTGAACTTCTCGGGAGAATGGTTTTATCTTCGTTGGTTCCGGATTGTGACACATACACAGCTCTTATCCTCGGTTACTGTAGATCAAGCAAACCCGAAGATGCTCTAAGATTGTTTTTTCAATTCTGCGCGAAATGCTATGTTCTAGATTCTGTTTCTTACTCTGAGCTAATCGAACTTCTTTGCAGAATGAAAAAGTATCCGGACGCTACTAGAGTGTTTCGATACATGTATGCAAACGGATGCTCTCTTCAGTCCACCGCATTCAGTATGCTGACCGAGGGTATTTGTAGCAACGGAATGGTTAGCGAAGCAATCAGGCTTCAGCGGATGTCTTACAATTCCGGAGCTCTTTGTGAAAATTCTACTTACAATAGTATTCTGCTCGGGCTGTCTAAATCGAACACGAAACAAAATCTTTCGGTCTTTCTCTCACAAATGCTGGTAAAGGGCTGCAATCTTGATACAGAAGCATACTGCATCATGATACAGAGCACGATCGCCCAAAACCGAACAAAGGATTGTGCTTTGTTCTTCAATAACATGGTAAATGAAGGCGGATTAGTACCGGATTCAGCTACATTGCACAATCTGTTGTTATATCTATCCAATGAATCTCAGCTGTATATGATTATAAGTTCAGTCAATAGACTTGTTACGGAAACTGAAGTTATCGATTCGAAGATGTACAACGTACTGATCAACGGTCTGTTGAAGGAGGGGTGTAAGATCGAGGCGAGTCGGTTGCTCGATTTGATGTTGGAGAAGGGTTGGGTTCCTGATTCTATCACACATAGATTGTTGATTGGATCTGTTGATAGGAAGGGAAGTGATGATGGGAAAATGTTGAACTGCAAAAACTTTGAAATCAAAGATTGTGTAAGTGACATACTTGCTGACGGCTTAGAGACACATGATATCGAACCGACCTGA
- the LOC136205465 gene encoding uncharacterized protein: MGGEGGAEPQYVTAKISVWWDIENCQVPRDCDPHAIAQNISSALVKMNYCGPVSISAYGDTNRIHSTVQQALSSTGIALNHVPAGVKDASDKKILVDMLFWAVDNPAPGNYLLISGDRDFSNALHQLRMRRYNILLAQPQRASAPLIAAARSVWLWTSLLAGGPPLSDGESQQLGNNNSNYYTSTSDTLQIPISDGILIKHPSDSYLDNPHTGNQRPPYMNKQKGRTIRKNPNQTNGSKTLNAAPVWNQDGPHNSISYQPGPYVPKSGPPPDFVPGNSNFNWSDVTHVPYMPPMRPISSALQATSIPGSLYPPAFQTHPSQNQLMPARPNGPTSTRPTLTNLPDISNLHMSGYPTSFNNFPTAQRRNGELKHDPKKKASKSLNLNSSQNGHMTQNVQPGSHETSNNRYPSCPENLPSSSSAATTASVNVIWGTPGCPKPPEYVQGLIGVILLALNTLKSEKIMPIEANIADCVRYGDPKHQNTDIKKALESAIEQQMVVKQNLGAVQLYVGKNDQLWKCVNPIGGNPKEYSKATWDEVQKFLTSSTGRSAIMSSRCRYEAATILKKMCLKELALGNVLQMLNMAIAIKKWMIHHQSGWQPLIITLAEAKDDLGSEIGQ; encoded by the exons ATGGGCGGAGAAGGTGGAGCAGAGCCGCAGTATGTGACGGCGAAGATTTCGGTATGGTGGGATATAGAGAACTGTCAGGTACCTCGAGACTGCGATCCACACGCCatagcacaaaacataagttCTGCTTTGGTCAAGATGAATTATTGCGGTCCTGTTTCAATTTCTGCTTATGGTGATACTAATCGGATTCACTCAACTGTTCAGCAAGCTCTTTCTAGTACCGGAATCGCACTCAATCATGTTCCTGCCG GTGTTAAGGATGCTAGTGACAAGAAGATTCTTGTGGATATGCTATTCTGGGCAGTGGACAATCCAGCGCCTGGTAACTATTTGTTGATCTCTGGTGATCGGGATTTTTCTAATGCCCTCCATCAGCTGAGGATGAGGAGATATAATATTCTCCTAGCACAGCCTCAGAGAGCATCTGCACCTCTCATTGCAGCTGCTAGGAGTGTATGGCTTTGGACAAGTCTTCTTGCTGGAGGACCTCCACTATCGGATGGTGAATCACAACAACTTGGTAATAATAACAGTAATTATTATACATCTACTTCAGACACATTACAGATTCCCATTTCTGATGGCATTCTCATAAAGCATCCATCGGATTCCTATTTGGATAACCCCCATACGGGAAATCAGAGACCTCCTTACATGAATAAACAGAAAGGAAGAACTATTCGGAAAAATCCGAACCAAACAAATGGATCGAAAACTTTAAATGCAGCGCCTGTTTGGAATCAAGACGGTCCGCATAATTCAATCTCTTACCAACCTGGTCCGTATGTCCCGAAAAGTGGACCTCCTCCAGATTTTGTTCCTGGAAATTCTAACTTCAATTGGAGTGATGTCACTCATGTTCCTTATATGCCTCCAATGAGGCCAATTTCTTCAGCTTTGCAAGCTACTTCTATACCAGGTAGTTTATATCCGCCTGCTTTTCAAACCCATCCTTCTCAGAATCAGCTAATGCCTGCTCGGCCTAATGGTCCTACCTCTACCAGACCAACTCTTACAAATCTTCCTGATATCAGTAACTTGCACATGTCTGGATACCCTACCAGCTTTAACAACTTCCCAACAGCTCAAAGACGAAACGGAGAGCTAAAACATGATCCAAAGAAAAAAGCTTCAAAGTCTCTAAATTTGAATAGCTCACAAAATGGACATATGACACAGAATGTGCAACCGGGTTCCCACGAGACATCGAACAATAGATACCCTAGCTGTCCAGAGAATTTACCATCATCTTCCTCAGCAGCAACTACTGCTTCTGTAAATGTTATATGGGGAACCCCAGGATGCCCGAAACCTCCAGAATATGTCCAAGGCCTTATAGGAGTTATATTACTTGCCTTGAACACTCTTAAAAGCGAAAAGATAATGCCAATTGAAGCAAATATAGCTGATTGTGTTCGATATGGAGATCCTAAACATCAAAACACTGACATTAAAAAGGCCCTTGAGAGTGCTATCGAGCAGCAGATGGTCGTGAAGCAGAACTTAGGAGCTGTGCAGTTATATGTTGGTAAGAATGATCAACTATGGAAATGTGTGAATCctattggtggtaatcctaaaGAATATTCAAAAGCAACATGGGACGAAGTTCAAAAATTTCTGACATCTTCTACTGGAAGGTCTGCTATAATGTCTTCTCGTTGCAG GTATGAAGCTGCTACTATTTTGAAGAAAATGTGCTTGAAAGAACTTGCTTTGGGTAATGTACTTCAGATGTTAAACATGGCGATTGCAATTAAGAAATGGATGATACATCATCAATCCGGATGGCAACCACTCATCATTACTCTTGCAGAGGCAAAAGATGATTTAGGTTCTGAGATTGGTCAATAG